The region CGCTCTTTTTTGCCCTTCGGGCTCTTGGCGGTTTTGGGCAGGTCGCTGATGTAACGCCCCAACGCAAGCGCCTGCTCCGGGTCGAGCTGGGTCACCTGCTCGTGTGCCAGGGTCTCCCGAACCCATTGCTCGGCTTCCGTGACGTGGCCGTTCACACTGGGGTCCGTATTGCGGACATACACCATGCCGGCGGCGCGCTCGGTGAAATTCTGCACCACCTGTTCGAACTGGTCGTCATCCACAAAGCCGCCCTCGACCATCAACTCGAACAGGTTGCCCACCCAGGCTTCCACCAGGTCAACCCAAAACCGCTCCGGCGAAGGGCGTTGGCTATAAGGCAGCAACAGCGTGAACCGGCTGTGCGCCTCCACCGCTATGGCTGTGTAAAGACCACTGCCGGGCCGATTCTCGATCACATGGCACTGCCAGCTCACCAGATCGGCATTGGTGATCAACGGCTGAGTGCCCACCCGCTTGCCATCCGGGCTGGGCAGGCGGTCAAAGGTACCGCCCAGCCACTTTTCCAGCGCTTTGGTGGCGGCGACATGGACGAACATTCTGGAAGTCGGCATAACGAATCGGTCTGTTGGCGAGCAGGTGTGTAGCGTCAAACCGCAATGCTACCCCATCGCTAGGGCGCCTGCGACGTATAACGATGGTTGAAACTGGCCTTTGAGCCGAATACCCGCCATAACCGGCTCAAATTATGATCCAATAGAGAGTGGTAATCAGCTATAAGTGGGTGATTACCCTGCACCCCTTTGATGTTGGTAACGGGCGAGTCACTCGTGCGGTCACCGATTGGGCACTGGCTCAGGCCGAGCGGCAGTCCTTCAGGTTCTATTCGTTGAGCGAGGCCATCATGGCGCGCCGCAATGCCTATTACGCCCAGCTTGAACAGAGCCAGCGCGGTGAACTCGATATAACCCCCTGGTTGGCGTGGTTTCTGGATACGTTGGAAGAGGCCTTACAGCAGGCGCTTCTGCGCGTTGACCGGGTGCTGTCCAAAACGAAATTCTGGCAAAGCCATGCCACTACCGTGCTGAATGAACGGCAGATCAAAGTTCTGCATCGTCTATTGGATGCGGCGGAAGATGAGTTTGCACAGGGCATCAATGCCCGAAAATACCAGTCTTTGGCGAGGGTGAGTAAGGCCACCGCGACCCGCGATTTGACCGAGTTGCTGGAAAAAGGTTGCCTGAAACGGTTGCTGGGCGGCGGGCGTAGCACCCGTTATATCTTGGCAAACAATTCTCACAAATCCGAGTAGGTCGAATTAGCCCCGCAGGGGCGTAATCCGACGATTATCTCGCCAAGAGGGCGCAAGGCAGGTGCGCCGCAAGGTCAAGCTCTAAAGGCTCTCTATGATTCTGGCAGTGGGCTACCGTGTCCAGTCCCCCCCCTGCGGCACCCAATTCCGCCAATGGGCCACCGCAAACCTAGAGGAGTACCTGGTCAAGAGCTTCATAATGGACGACCAGCGCCTGAGAGAGCCCGGCGGCTGGGATAGGAGTAGAAAGCCTCATCCGCTGGCGGTGGTTTTCCCTGAACAGGCGGAGTTACGGGCTAAAGGCCGACAAGACCTGACTCTAGAATACTGGCAGAACAACGTTGACCGCCTATTGGAGTTCAATGACAGGTGTTAGAGATGACTCGCCACAGTGGCACCCCAAACCCCGATCTTGTAAAGTACTATAAAATTGGGTGTTGTTCGGGTAAACCGAAAATTGAGTGGAGAAAGAAGAAGGTGGGCGGGGAAATGGGTGAGTCGTTTGAGTTGGTTAAGAGTTGATCGAAGAAATGGAGATGTCAAGAAGGTTGAGAAAGGGGGCTGCCAGTGATCTCGGCATCTAAGTGGTCAAATTGTAGCCATCGGCTAGCCACTTCGCAGGTTTGATTAATACCAATAGCGGTTTTACCCTTTAGTGCACACTCCCAAATTACAAGGGTTTTCCAGTTTAACTCTCTGTATTTGTTGAGATTTTTATGGTCCCTGAGGATGTTGGATTCAATTTTAATCTTCCAGAACTGAGCGCGGGTGGCAGGCCATCTGAAGAGGTGACAATCATGGCCGTGCCAAAAGCATCCGTTAATCAGAATAATGGCTTTGTATTTGGGGAAAACGAGATCCGGCGTACCAGGCAACTGTTTATAGTGAACCCGGAAACGAAACCCCCTCTTGTGGAGTTCTGAACGTAAGACAAGTTCTGGCTTCGTGTTTTTGCCACGAATGCCCGACATCATAACGGAGCGTGTTCGATGATCTACAACATCGCTCATCAAGAATATTAACCTTTGGTTAAACTACTCTAATATCATGGAATTAGGTTGCTAACTTAGTAATCTACACTACAGTATAAAGGTTGTGCAAACATGAATAAACCTATCAAGGTGATAGATTTATTTGCCGGACCAGGAGGGCTCGGCGAAGGATTTTCCGCTTTCAGGTATAAAGGGAAAAGTCGCTTCAAAATATCTATTTCCATTGAGAAAGATGAAAGTGCACATAGAACTCTACAATTGCGCGCATTGTATCGACAATACCCCGATGGTAAAGCTCCTGATAGTTACTATGCTTTTCTTCGAGGGGAGTTGGGTAAGAATCCAGAAGATGAGCTTTACAGACTTCCAGAGTTGCAAGATGCCTTGTGTGAGGCTAAGCAGGAGGCGCAGAAAATAGAGCTCGGAGTTGATAGTGCTAAATTAACTTATGCGAAGATCCGGGAGGCATTGGATGGAGATGAGTGCATTTTAATAGGTGGTCCTCCCTGCCAAGCTTACTCTTTGGTAGGGAGGGCAAGAAACTATGGCGCAAAAGATAAAGCGTATTCGGCTGTAGCTGACAATAGAAACTTCCTTTACAAAGAGTATTTGAAGGTGATTGCGAAGTTCCAACCAATGGTTTTCGTGATGGAAAATGTAAAGGGTATGTTGTCGGCTAAGGTGGACGGTAAGCTGATCTTTGAAACTATATATAAAGACCTACACAATCCTTGTAGTTCGGCAAATATTCCTCCTGATTCTGGCAAAGAGCGTCACAAATACCGTATTTATTCGTTCGTTACAGGCGATTATGGAATAGATTTTTTTGACAGCCATGAGCTGGAGCCAAAAGATTTCGTGATAAAAGCTGAGAACTATGGAATCCCCCAAAAGCGTCATAGGGTTATACTGTTGGGGGTAAGAGAAGATTTGCGACCTTCGTTAGGTGAAGATTTTATTTTGAAGTCGTCTCCTCGTAAAGCTACTGTGGAACAGGTAATCTCGGATCTTCCCAAACTTAGAAGTCGGATTTCTAAGGGGGAAGATTCTTTCCAGTCTTGGAAAAACGCCATACGAGATCTGGAGAGGCCAGCACTTGATAGAATAAAGCTTGACAAGCAAGTTCCGAAGGAGGCCTTCGAATTGTTCTTTCAGAATTTTAAGGGATTAGACCAATCTCCGGCATCTACTGGAGGAGTGACCGGGCAGAAGAGGAACGGTTTCCATAGGGAGATGTCACCCTCTTTGAGGCAATGGTATGAAGATAAAAAAATGGGGAGATATATCACTAACCATGAGTCTCGTGGTCACATTGTTAGCGATCTACATAGATACCTCTACTACAGTACCTACGCAAAAGTAATGCTTGAATCTCCTAAGTCAAATAACCTGCCCAAAGAACTCTGGCCAAATCACAAGAATTTCGGTAGCGGTAAGTTCGCAGATAGATTCAGGGTTCAGGTTGGGGGAGAGCCGGGTAGTACGGTCACAAGTCACATTTCAAAAGACGGACACTACTTTATTCATTATGATCCAAGTCAGTGTCGGAGTCTAACTGTAAGGGAGGCGGCGCGCATACAAACGTTCCCAGACAACTACTTTTTTGTAGGAAACAGGACTCAACAGTATGTCCAAGTTGGAAATGCAGTCCCTCCTCTACTGGCTAAGCAATTGGCGGAAGTAGTTTGGAGGCTTCTAAGTTAATAATCTTAGACTTAAGCTCATCCGCAGACTCTTGGAGCTGGATTATGGCAAGAGATTTTACGCACCCACCAAGCGCAGCGTGTCTAGTGGCGTCAATGCGAGACCTCGGGTACACGCTTGAGACTGCGATTGCGGATCTCATCGACAACAGTATATCAGCAGGTGCAGATTCCATTGATATTATCTGCGCTACTACCGAAGCACATCCTCTGGTTGCCATTCTTGACAATGGTGTCGGAATGACGGAGGGGGAGTTGAAGAACGCTATGCGTCATGGCGCAATCAATCCGAAGCAGGTCCGATCGCCTCAGGACCTGGGGCGGTTTGGTCTTGGCCTCAAAACTGCCTCGTTCTCTCAGTGCCGATCACTGACAGTGGTCAGCAAGAGGAATGGAGTTCTATGTGGGGCCGAATGGAATCTTGACCGTATTGACGCTGTTGACGAATGGGTTCTTTCACTTCTGGACGAAACAGATATTCACGCGTTGCCGTACGTCGAGCGAATTTCGGGTAGTGGTACCGCCGTCATCTGGCGCGAACTTGACCGACTTGTGGAGGACGAGGTAGGCAGCCGTCGAGACGAGATACTCAGTGAGAAGCTGGATGTCCTAGACAGACATCTCGCTCTCGTCTTTCACCGGTTTCTAGCTGGCGAGATCAAGGGGCAACCAAAAATTGCCATTACTGTCAACGGCCACTCTGTCATTGCTTTCGATCCCTTCTGCAGAAAAAATCCGGCCACACAAATTCTTCCGGAGGAAGTTGTTTATATTGGTGACATCGCTGTTCGTCTTCAGCCATATGTGTTGCCACATCATTCAAGACTGGCCACCAGTGAGTACGACTTCTACCAGAATAGAAGTGACTTCATATCAAACCAAGGCGCATATATTTATCGCAACGGCCGTCTCATGGCTTGGGGCGACTGGTTCCGGCTCATCCCGAAAGGTGAGGCTACCAAACTGGCACGAGTGCAGATCGATTTCCCCAATAGCTTGGATGAATCTTGGACCATAGATATTAAAAAGTCACGCGCTCGCCCTCCTCTCCCGGTGCGTGAGCGGCTTCGTCAGATCATTTCAAAGGTTTCGGGGCGAAGCACTACCGTGCACCGAGGCCGTGGGCAGCGTCTCTTCCAGGATGTTGCGTCTCCGGTATGGGAAAGGTACGTCGACCATGGCGGAATTCGCTATTCAATTAATGGTTCCCACCCACTGATCCAGCGGCTGGCGGAGCGAATTGACCAGGACGGGGAGAAGAGCCTGAATATCCTGTTGGCTGCGATTTCCGCATCATTGCCTGTCGAGATGATCTATTCTGATTATTCAACTCATCCCAAGGAAGTGAGTCAAGTGCCTGCAGGCCCTGATGTAATTGAGAGGCTTTGTGCATTGCGTGCGGCGTTGTGGGGAGACGCAACAGGAGATGGCGATGCCTTCCGTGAAATTGTCAGATCGACAAGGCTGTTTGAGCGACATCAGGAAATCGTTGACCAGTATATTGACCAGGAGTTTTCATGACTGCTATCCGGAACGAAAAGGAAAAGGGGTTAACTAGGGCTCTAATCACAGCTTTCGAGGGCCAAGAGGAAGTGCCTAAGAAAGCTGATATCGAAGCTAGGGCAAGGCAGCTTGCCCCTCTTCTGGGTTATAGCGGTGACCTTCGCCTTGCTGTCGAGGAAGCCATGATTGCGATCGATACATGGATGGGAGCTGGCGTCTCCCTAGTAGATAACGAGGCATATCATGACGAAGAATGGGTTTACAAACGTGACATCGAATGGACCTATTCGGATGCCTATGAAGGATACCTGAAAAACGAGAAGTGGCAGCCCAGCCTCGTTCAGAGGCTTAGCGACGTTGGCAGTAAAATTCTGGGGCAGTTGCAGGATCCAACTTGCGAAGGATCTTGGAACCGTAGAGGACTGGTCATTGGCCATGTCCAGTCCGGGAAGACCGCGAATTACATGGGGGTCATAGCGAAGGCTGCCGACGCTGGTTACAAGTTCATCATTGTGATCGCGGGAATTCACAACAACCTGCGAAAACAAACCCAAGAACGTATCGACGAAGGATTCATCGGACGATCCAGTGACCCGGAAAACCGGGTCACCATCGGCGTTGGGAGAGAGCGTGATTATCCCTATCCAGCCACTCTCACCAATATTAACGAGGACTTCAGCAAGAATACTGCAGCCAAGAGCGGGTGGAAGATCAATGACTTCGGAAAGCCAATCATCCTTGTTATCAAAAAGAATGTCCGAACCCTCGAGGCTTTACACAAATGGCTGAAGGAGCTCAACGCTCAGGGGGACGGACGTATATCGGATGTCCCGATGCTGTTGATTGATGACGAGGCCGACAACGCGTCAATCAATACAAATAAGGAGGATATCAGTCCGACTCGTACCAACGCAATGATTCGTCGGATTCTCGGGCTCTTTGCGAAGTCCTGCTATGTTGGCTATACGGCTACCCCGTTCGCAAACATCTTTATCAATCCAGACGCCTATGACGATGACGTTCGGGAAGAGCTGTTTCCGAGGGATTTCATATATTCCCTAGATGCACCGAATACCTACTTTGGCCCGGAAAAAGTGTTTCTCGACGAAGAGTCTAGCTCAGCCGTGCTACAGGCCATTACTGACTGTGAAGATTATCTACCGTTCTCGCACAAGAAGGATGACGCTGTTGTCGACCTTCCCTCAAGTCTATACAGGGCGATGGACCAATTCATTGTTGCACGTGCAATCCGAAACCTGCGTGGGCACTCTGAAAAGCACTGTTCGATGATGATTAATATCTCCCGCTTTGTCTCCATACAGCAGGAAGTCAGAAACTTTATCAGTATCCGTGAGAAAAAAATTCGGGAGGCTGTCAAGGCAAACTACATGATGCCCGAAGAGGTCTCATCCCGGAACCACTACATGATATCACTTCGGGAGGTTTTTGAAAGTGAGTACTCGACTTGTGGGTTTGAGTGGGATGAGGTCAAGACGTCTCTCATGGGGGTATTCGAAAGTCTGCGTGTTTTTGTTGTAAACAGCAAGAGCGACGAGGTGCTCGATTTCAAAAAATACGAAAGAGATGGTGTCGGACTCACCGCTATTGCCATTGGCGGACTTAGTCTTTCTCGAGGATTGACTATAGAGGGTCTGACTATCAGTTACATGTACCGCAACACCAGAATGTACGATACGCTGATGCAGATGGGGCGTTGGTTCGGCTATCGTCCCGGTTTTGAGGATCTCTGTCGCGTATATCTGTCTGAGGACTCGATCAATTGGTACTCACATATCGCGGAAGCGTCTGAGGAGCTTAGGGAACAGATAAAACGGATGCGCCGTGATGGCATGAGTCCGAGGCAGTTTGGACTTTATGTCCAGTCGCATCCTGATAGGCTGCTTATCACGGCGGCCAACAAGATGCGTACTGGGGAAGAGGTAGTGTTCAATCAGAATCTTACAGGCAGTATCAAAGAGAGTACCCGACTCCCAGTGGACTCGAAAGTTAATGCTCATAACGAAGCTCTCATTCAGGAATTCTGGCGGTCTGGATTCGGCGCTGAGGTGAAAGAGACACAAAAAGGCTGGTTTGTGCCTGATGTAAGTGTTGACCAGATATCAGATTTTGTTACAAGGTTCAGAGTTCATTCTGGAATGGAAATCAGCAAGAAAGCTGTTTTGGATTATCTCTATGCTATATCCAAAAAATTCCCACATGGTGATGTTCTGTTAATTGCTAACAGAGGGCTTGGAGACGCTGGAAAATTCATGCTTGAGCCACAGAGGCGCTCTGCCAAAAACGCGACACCCAGCGGATGGATTTTATCCGGGTATCGTCTAGCTAGTCGTGGGGATGAAAAGCTTGGTTTGGCTGATGTACAGCTTGAGCAAGCAGAAAAGCAAGCGGAAAACGATCCAAATAGTAAGGCCAATAAGCCGTCGGACATTCACTATCGAACCGTCAGAAATAAGCCACTTTTGATGATTCATGTTCTTGAACCTGTAGATACAGAACTTGTTGAACTGAAGGGGCAGCGCGTCCCGGCGTTTGGTGTAAGTTTTCCGAATGACCTTTTTGGTACCGAGATCAAGGTGGTTGCCAATCGCGTCTGGGTGGAACAGATGTATGGTTCGTTTGAGGATGATCCGGACGCGGAGGATGATTATGACGACTAGAGCTACGCCTTGGGAGCAGATTGCTGAACCTCGCTCAGACTATAATGTCAGGCGGATATCTGACACGACAGGGATACCACTCTACTGGGGAAAGGATGCAGTGGGTCAGCGTCTTTTCATTATTGAGCTGGAAGGTGACCACGCTTACCAATACCGTCGTGATGTAACCCGTCTGAATGGAATCAGGGTCGATCTTCGCAATGGTGAGAATGACAAACAGCAGCGCTTAGTTCTGACGCTTTCCCGAAATGTCGATAGTGACCTTTTCCTCGGACTGTGTGAAACGTTGAAATCCAGTCTGGCTTCTGTAGTGGATTCCGCCGTTGCGCTGTCAGTTACCCTTCAACACCTGAAGCGATGGAAGGCCTTTCTAGCAGGAAAAAAAGCTAGGTTGCTCACGACCGAAGAGATTCGCGGTCTATTTGCCGAACTCTATGTTCTTCGTCAGCTGTACTTGTGTCGACTGACGCAGGACGAGGCTGTAGATGCGTGGTGTGGGGCTGACGACTCACATCAGGATTTCATTTTCGGTAACGTTGCCATAGAAGTGAAGTCCCTCTCCGGTCGCGAGAGGAACAGTGTCCGCATATCGTCCGAGGATCAACTCGAGGCATTGGTGGACCGCCTGTTTCTGATGACGGTGCGCCTGATAGATATGCCGGATGCGGAAACGGCACGCTCGCTGAACGACATCGTTGCATTGATCGAGAAGGAGCTTGTCACTGCCGAGGCTATTGAACAGTTCTCTGAAAAGATTGCCGGTTGTGGGTATGCTGCTCTGACAGACTATGATAGACCACGTTTCGCTGTTGGCGGCACCAATGGATATGCGGTAACAGACGAGTTTCCCAAGATTGTCCGGTCTCGGATATCGAAAGGACTGGTCCATGTGGCCTATGATATTCAATTGGAGGTAATATCTCCGTTTGCCTGTAAAGATGACGAAATATTTGGGAGGTCGTGAGTGGAGACAACAATCGCAGAGTTCTTTCATGACTTCCGCCAAGAACTTCTGTCTGGTGCTGAGGCGGATGGCAACTTCCAACTCTCTGAGTTTATGGAAACCATCGCGAATGAGCTTATCGAAACAGGCGTCACGGAAGGTTTTGAACTCTGCCATTTTCGTGCTCAACGCGGAATGCGAGTGGATGGATATTGGTTTGACGACGAGGGTGTTCTAGATCTTTTTGTCGCCGACTTTGAATTCCGCAATGAGCTGACATCCCTGACCAGAACGGATGTCAATGCTGCGTTTAAGCGTGTTTCCAACTTTTTTGAGGCAAGCATCCGAAAAGGCTTGGCTGACGAGTTGGAGCTCACTTCACCCGAATATGGGCTTGCGAGGCAAATTGCCGACCGAAGGGGGGCAATTAGTCGGCTCAGACTGACCTTATTTTCTGATCGCACGTTGAGCGAAAGGATTAAGGAGCTGCCCGATTCGGAGGTGTCGGGCGTTCCTGTCAGCTATCAAGTCTGGGATATTTCACGCCTTCATCGGCAGAGAAGCTCGCGCAGCCACAAGGAGCCTCTCGATCTCGATTTCGATCAGATGTTTGGGGCCGGCATCTTCTGTCTGCCGGCTCACTTGGGCTCTGAAGCTTACCAGTCCTACCTCATTGTAATGCCGGCCGAAGTGCTCGCTTCGCTTTATGAAAGGTTCGGTGCACGGCTACTAGAACAGAATGTTAGGACATTCCTTCAGGCTCGAGGCAATGTTAATAAGGGCATAAGGGCTACGATACTTAACGAACCGGGAATGTTTTTTTCCTACAATAACGGGATCACGGCAACCGCACAGGGCGTTGAGACCAAGATAACGGATTCTGGTCTTTCGATAACTAGAATCATCGATCTTCAGATAGTCAATGGTGGTCAGACAACTGCTTCGCTGTTCCATACGCGAAGGCGCGACAAGGCTGACCTTTCTCGAATATTCGTTCAGATGAAGCTATCCGTAATCGATAGTGAGGACACCGAATCCGTGGTCCCGAGAATTTCTGAGTATGCAAATACCCAAAACCGGGTGAATGCAGCTGACTTCTTTTCCAACCACCCTTTCCACGTGCGAATGGAAGGGTTCTCCAGACGCATCTGGGCACCGGCTCAGAAAGGCGCGCAGCGTGAGACAAAATGGTTCTATGAACGAGCGCGTGGCCAGTATGCAGACGCTCAATCAAAGCTTACACCCAGTGAACAGCGTCGCTTCAAAGCGGAGCATCCTAAGCCCCAGATGTTCACAAAAACCGACTTGGCCAAATTCGAGAATGTCTGGGACGATCATCCCAGATACGTAAATCTCGGTGCTCAAAAAAACTTTGCACAGTATGCGCGGCGCATCGGTCGGGAATGGGAAAAATCCCCCGACGGCTTCAATGAGTCCTACTTCAAGAGGGCGGTTGCACGAGGATTGATTTTCCGTGCGACTGAAAAGCTGGTTTCAGTACAGCCTTGGTACAACGGAGGATATCGTGCCAATATCGTTGCCTACACGCTTGCGGTGCTGAATGGTATCATAGAACGACGAAAGAGACGTCTCGATTTTTCTCGAATATGGAATGATCAAGGTATCGATGCCACTTTGGAAGCCGCCGTCTCCATTGTTTCCCATGCGGTGAATGAGGATATTACCCGGCCCCCGGGTGGCATCTCAAACGTCTCTGAATGGTGCAAGAAGGAAGCCTGCTGGGACCGGATCCAGGATCGAATGGTTGAGATTGAAAGAAGCCTTCCGTCCAAATTCTTCTCTCAGCTCCTGTCTTCCGATGAGCAGGCAGCGGAGGATCGAACTGCGAAGCAGACCCAAAGGATCGACGACGGTATAGAAGCACAGCGACAGGTACTGGAAATTCCTGCCGAGGAATGGACGCGCCTTCATCAGACTCTTAATGAAAAGGCGCTTTTAACCCCGAAGGAGATCGGCATTCTAAAAGTCGCCATACAGATTCCAGCAAAAATTCCCTCTGAAAAGCAATGCGCGGTACTGCTTGATCTTTTGGAGAGAGGGAAAGAGGAAGGGATAATAGTCGGTTGATATGGAGTAGTCCAGACTTGATCTGACAGACACCTTCGGAAAAAACGGTAACTGTCAGATCAAGCCTAGGCTACTACAGATACGCTTCGCTTATCTGCCGGTACCCATGTGGGATTTAATTCAGTATTTCTCTTAAATACTGACCAGTATAAGACCGCTTTCGCTTGACCAGGGTCTCAGGCCTACCTTGGGCGATAACTTTGCCACCCTGGCTGCCTCCTTCCGGCCCCAAATCAATCACCCAATCCGCCTCGGCGATCACATCCAGGTTGTGCTCGATCACCAGCACGGAGTTACCGGCATCCACCAAGCGGTGCAGTACGTGCAGGAGTTTGTCCACGTCGGCCATATGCAGGCCGACGGTGGGTTCATCGAGGACGTAGAGGTTGTGG is a window of Marinimicrobium sp. C6131 DNA encoding:
- a CDS encoding PD-(D/E)XK motif protein codes for the protein MTTRATPWEQIAEPRSDYNVRRISDTTGIPLYWGKDAVGQRLFIIELEGDHAYQYRRDVTRLNGIRVDLRNGENDKQQRLVLTLSRNVDSDLFLGLCETLKSSLASVVDSAVALSVTLQHLKRWKAFLAGKKARLLTTEEIRGLFAELYVLRQLYLCRLTQDEAVDAWCGADDSHQDFIFGNVAIEVKSLSGRERNSVRISSEDQLEALVDRLFLMTVRLIDMPDAETARSLNDIVALIEKELVTAEAIEQFSEKIAGCGYAALTDYDRPRFAVGGTNGYAVTDEFPKIVRSRISKGLVHVAYDIQLEVISPFACKDDEIFGRS
- a CDS encoding DNA cytosine methyltransferase, translating into MNKPIKVIDLFAGPGGLGEGFSAFRYKGKSRFKISISIEKDESAHRTLQLRALYRQYPDGKAPDSYYAFLRGELGKNPEDELYRLPELQDALCEAKQEAQKIELGVDSAKLTYAKIREALDGDECILIGGPPCQAYSLVGRARNYGAKDKAYSAVADNRNFLYKEYLKVIAKFQPMVFVMENVKGMLSAKVDGKLIFETIYKDLHNPCSSANIPPDSGKERHKYRIYSFVTGDYGIDFFDSHELEPKDFVIKAENYGIPQKRHRVILLGVREDLRPSLGEDFILKSSPRKATVEQVISDLPKLRSRISKGEDSFQSWKNAIRDLERPALDRIKLDKQVPKEAFELFFQNFKGLDQSPASTGGVTGQKRNGFHREMSPSLRQWYEDKKMGRYITNHESRGHIVSDLHRYLYYSTYAKVMLESPKSNNLPKELWPNHKNFGSGKFADRFRVQVGGEPGSTVTSHISKDGHYFIHYDPSQCRSLTVREAARIQTFPDNYFFVGNRTQQYVQVGNAVPPLLAKQLAEVVWRLLS
- a CDS encoding Z1 domain-containing protein, whose translation is MTAIRNEKEKGLTRALITAFEGQEEVPKKADIEARARQLAPLLGYSGDLRLAVEEAMIAIDTWMGAGVSLVDNEAYHDEEWVYKRDIEWTYSDAYEGYLKNEKWQPSLVQRLSDVGSKILGQLQDPTCEGSWNRRGLVIGHVQSGKTANYMGVIAKAADAGYKFIIVIAGIHNNLRKQTQERIDEGFIGRSSDPENRVTIGVGRERDYPYPATLTNINEDFSKNTAAKSGWKINDFGKPIILVIKKNVRTLEALHKWLKELNAQGDGRISDVPMLLIDDEADNASINTNKEDISPTRTNAMIRRILGLFAKSCYVGYTATPFANIFINPDAYDDDVREELFPRDFIYSLDAPNTYFGPEKVFLDEESSSAVLQAITDCEDYLPFSHKKDDAVVDLPSSLYRAMDQFIVARAIRNLRGHSEKHCSMMINISRFVSIQQEVRNFISIREKKIREAVKANYMMPEEVSSRNHYMISLREVFESEYSTCGFEWDEVKTSLMGVFESLRVFVVNSKSDEVLDFKKYERDGVGLTAIAIGGLSLSRGLTIEGLTISYMYRNTRMYDTLMQMGRWFGYRPGFEDLCRVYLSEDSINWYSHIAEASEELREQIKRMRRDGMSPRQFGLYVQSHPDRLLITAANKMRTGEEVVFNQNLTGSIKESTRLPVDSKVNAHNEALIQEFWRSGFGAEVKETQKGWFVPDVSVDQISDFVTRFRVHSGMEISKKAVLDYLYAISKKFPHGDVLLIANRGLGDAGKFMLEPQRRSAKNATPSGWILSGYRLASRGDEKLGLADVQLEQAEKQAENDPNSKANKPSDIHYRTVRNKPLLMIHVLEPVDTELVELKGQRVPAFGVSFPNDLFGTEIKVVANRVWVEQMYGSFEDDPDAEDDYDD
- a CDS encoding ATP-binding protein, whose amino-acid sequence is MARDFTHPPSAACLVASMRDLGYTLETAIADLIDNSISAGADSIDIICATTEAHPLVAILDNGVGMTEGELKNAMRHGAINPKQVRSPQDLGRFGLGLKTASFSQCRSLTVVSKRNGVLCGAEWNLDRIDAVDEWVLSLLDETDIHALPYVERISGSGTAVIWRELDRLVEDEVGSRRDEILSEKLDVLDRHLALVFHRFLAGEIKGQPKIAITVNGHSVIAFDPFCRKNPATQILPEEVVYIGDIAVRLQPYVLPHHSRLATSEYDFYQNRSDFISNQGAYIYRNGRLMAWGDWFRLIPKGEATKLARVQIDFPNSLDESWTIDIKKSRARPPLPVRERLRQIISKVSGRSTTVHRGRGQRLFQDVASPVWERYVDHGGIRYSINGSHPLIQRLAERIDQDGEKSLNILLAAISASLPVEMIYSDYSTHPKEVSQVPAGPDVIERLCALRAALWGDATGDGDAFREIVRSTRLFERHQEIVDQYIDQEFS
- a CDS encoding very short patch repair endonuclease, which translates into the protein MSDVVDHRTRSVMMSGIRGKNTKPELVLRSELHKRGFRFRVHYKQLPGTPDLVFPKYKAIILINGCFWHGHDCHLFRWPATRAQFWKIKIESNILRDHKNLNKYRELNWKTLVIWECALKGKTAIGINQTCEVASRWLQFDHLDAEITGSPLSQPS
- a CDS encoding Fic family protein: MVISYKWVITLHPFDVGNGRVTRAVTDWALAQAERQSFRFYSLSEAIMARRNAYYAQLEQSQRGELDITPWLAWFLDTLEEALQQALLRVDRVLSKTKFWQSHATTVLNERQIKVLHRLLDAAEDEFAQGINARKYQSLARVSKATATRDLTELLEKGCLKRLLGGGRSTRYILANNSHKSE
- a CDS encoding AIPR family protein, whose product is METTIAEFFHDFRQELLSGAEADGNFQLSEFMETIANELIETGVTEGFELCHFRAQRGMRVDGYWFDDEGVLDLFVADFEFRNELTSLTRTDVNAAFKRVSNFFEASIRKGLADELELTSPEYGLARQIADRRGAISRLRLTLFSDRTLSERIKELPDSEVSGVPVSYQVWDISRLHRQRSSRSHKEPLDLDFDQMFGAGIFCLPAHLGSEAYQSYLIVMPAEVLASLYERFGARLLEQNVRTFLQARGNVNKGIRATILNEPGMFFSYNNGITATAQGVETKITDSGLSITRIIDLQIVNGGQTTASLFHTRRRDKADLSRIFVQMKLSVIDSEDTESVVPRISEYANTQNRVNAADFFSNHPFHVRMEGFSRRIWAPAQKGAQRETKWFYERARGQYADAQSKLTPSEQRRFKAEHPKPQMFTKTDLAKFENVWDDHPRYVNLGAQKNFAQYARRIGREWEKSPDGFNESYFKRAVARGLIFRATEKLVSVQPWYNGGYRANIVAYTLAVLNGIIERRKRRLDFSRIWNDQGIDATLEAAVSIVSHAVNEDITRPPGGISNVSEWCKKEACWDRIQDRMVEIERSLPSKFFSQLLSSDEQAAEDRTAKQTQRIDDGIEAQRQVLEIPAEEWTRLHQTLNEKALLTPKEIGILKVAIQIPAKIPSEKQCAVLLDLLERGKEEGIIVG
- the rhuM gene encoding RhuM family protein: MILAVGYRVQSPPCGTQFRQWATANLEEYLVKSFIMDDQRLREPGGWDRSRKPHPLAVVFPEQAELRAKGRQDLTLEYWQNNVDRLLEFNDRC